A region of Blattabacterium cuenoti STAT DNA encodes the following proteins:
- a CDS encoding 2-isopropylmalate synthase, whose protein sequence is MEKNRIHIFDTTLRDGEQVPGCKLNTKDKVKIAKKLEYLGVDVIEAGFPISSPGDYQSVQKICKSVSNTIICALSRAVEKDIEIAGLALKYAKFPRIHTGIGTSYYHIRYKFNSTPEKIIERAIYAVKHAKKYVEDVEFYAEDAGRTENEFLAKICENVIKYGATVINVPDTTGYCLPEEYGYKIRFLKENVKGIHKIILSTHCHNDLGLATANSLAGITNGAKQVECTINGIGERAGNTSLEEIVMIIKQKPHLNLFTKINTKLISSASHLVSKCTGMKVQFNKAIVGINAFSHSSGIHQDGIIKKRETYESINPKDIGIDQSSIILTARSGRAALDYRYKKLGFFLKKNFLDLVYSIFIKYADENKEITDMELKAILEKANLNSNEINNNKILNKNHNTKNNRIINVL, encoded by the coding sequence ATGGAAAAAAATAGAATACATATTTTTGATACGACTTTGCGAGATGGAGAACAGGTTCCAGGGTGTAAATTGAACACTAAAGATAAAGTAAAAATTGCTAAAAAGTTAGAATATTTAGGAGTAGATGTGATTGAAGCTGGTTTTCCTATTTCAAGTCCAGGAGACTATCAATCTGTTCAAAAAATTTGTAAATCAGTTTCAAATACAATAATTTGCGCCTTATCTAGGGCCGTAGAAAAAGATATAGAAATTGCAGGGTTAGCATTAAAATATGCTAAATTTCCGAGAATTCATACTGGAATAGGAACTTCTTATTATCATATTCGCTATAAATTTAATAGCACTCCGGAAAAAATTATAGAAAGAGCGATTTATGCTGTGAAACATGCAAAAAAATATGTAGAAGATGTAGAGTTTTATGCAGAAGATGCAGGACGTACAGAAAATGAATTTTTAGCAAAAATTTGTGAAAATGTAATCAAATATGGAGCAACAGTTATTAATGTTCCTGATACTACAGGATATTGTTTACCAGAAGAATATGGATATAAAATACGTTTTTTAAAAGAAAATGTAAAAGGAATTCATAAAATTATATTATCAACTCATTGTCATAATGATTTAGGACTAGCTACAGCTAATTCATTAGCTGGCATTACGAATGGAGCGAAACAAGTAGAATGTACAATTAATGGAATTGGAGAAAGAGCAGGAAATACTTCTCTAGAAGAAATTGTTATGATTATTAAACAAAAACCCCATTTAAATTTATTTACTAAAATTAATACAAAATTGATTTCTTCTGCAAGTCATTTGGTATCAAAATGTACGGGAATGAAAGTACAATTCAATAAAGCTATAGTAGGAATTAATGCTTTTTCTCATTCTTCTGGAATCCATCAAGATGGAATCATAAAAAAAAGAGAAACTTATGAGAGTATTAATCCAAAAGATATTGGAATAGATCAATCATCAATAATCCTTACAGCTAGAAGTGGAAGAGCCGCTTTAGATTATCGATATAAAAAATTGGGATTCTTCTTGAAAAAAAATTTTTTGGATTTAGTTTATTCCATTTTTATAAAGTATGCAGATGAAAATAAAGAAATTACTGATATGGAATTAAAAGCAATATTAGAAAAAGCTAATTTAAACAGTAATGAAATAAATAATAATAAAATTTTGAATAAAAATCATAACACGAAAAATAATAGAATAATTAACGTTCTATAA